A single Sphingopyxis chilensis DNA region contains:
- a CDS encoding AraC family transcriptional regulator, translating to MDDADAGALRQFISFARMSGLDLDAILDDELRAIAASAAHAERVPAHAIVDMLQICAAVAGRPDLGVAFAQWGNIRGYGPLSLLWDHCPTMADAIRVNARFGDLESRAVTSTLDRDGDEVAIRHVLLVPARYGGTQFIESIMLLSTRLGRLILGENWSPLRAEFQHSAPGDYRIHRQLFRCPLEYGAERSAVVVSRDDIRRPTPHGNAHLLAFLEQHLESVRRAMPVDFVGQVDQMIAANLASGEASIARIAMLLRVSRRTLQRSLEQKGTNFSERLDAARRRVVDDYFRTEKRPNLTLLAYRLGYSDASAASRFLRTHMDIGVRQFAARQQDSGAVPRP from the coding sequence GTGGACGACGCCGACGCCGGAGCGCTGCGCCAGTTCATCAGTTTCGCGCGCATGTCGGGACTGGATCTGGATGCCATTCTCGATGACGAACTGCGCGCGATCGCGGCGTCCGCCGCGCACGCCGAACGCGTGCCGGCGCATGCGATCGTCGATATGCTCCAGATTTGTGCGGCCGTCGCGGGGCGCCCCGACCTCGGCGTCGCCTTTGCCCAATGGGGCAATATTCGTGGCTACGGCCCCTTGAGCCTGCTGTGGGACCATTGCCCGACGATGGCCGACGCGATCCGCGTGAACGCACGCTTTGGCGATCTCGAGAGCCGGGCGGTGACGTCGACGCTCGACAGGGACGGCGACGAGGTGGCGATCCGGCACGTTCTCCTGGTCCCGGCACGCTATGGAGGAACGCAGTTCATCGAGTCGATCATGCTTCTCTCGACCCGGCTCGGGCGGCTCATTCTGGGGGAAAACTGGTCGCCGCTTCGCGCCGAGTTCCAGCATTCGGCGCCGGGCGACTACCGCATCCACCGCCAGCTGTTCCGCTGTCCCCTCGAATATGGCGCCGAGCGGTCGGCCGTCGTCGTCAGCCGCGACGACATCCGTCGCCCCACCCCGCACGGCAATGCCCATCTACTGGCCTTTCTGGAGCAGCATCTCGAAAGCGTCCGGCGCGCGATGCCGGTCGATTTCGTGGGCCAGGTGGATCAGATGATCGCCGCCAATCTGGCATCGGGCGAGGCGAGCATCGCCCGCATCGCGATGCTGCTTCGCGTGAGCCGCCGCACCTTGCAAAGAAGCCTCGAGCAAAAGGGGACGAACTTCAGCGAGCGGCTCGATGCGGCGCGCCGCCGGGTGGTGGACGATTATTTCCGCACTGAAAAGCGGCCGAACCTGACCTTGCTCGCTTATCGGCTGGGATATAGCGATGCGAGCGCGGCATCGCGCTTCCTGCGCACGCATATGGACATCGGCGTCCGGCAGTTCGCCGCGCGCCAGCAGGACAGCGGCGCCGTCCCGCGCCCGTAG
- a CDS encoding glucose 1-dehydrogenase has protein sequence MGKLEGKTAIVTGAASGLGEATARRFAQEGARVLLTDISDEGAAVARDIGGDAQFLPQDVANEARWAEVVGHAEQNWGRLDVLVNNAGISMFGLVTDLSYAQWRRCIEVDLDSVFLGTRAAIPLMRRSGGGSIINISSMAGMTGQRALSAYCAAKGGVRFFSKAVALECAAARDNIRVNSVHPGIIDTPIFHATEADERRSPVGAEPMDVGPMAAFAVPMGRPGVPDDIAGACLYLASDDARYVTGTELVVDGGFCAA, from the coding sequence ATGGGCAAGCTCGAAGGAAAAACCGCGATCGTCACCGGCGCTGCGAGCGGGCTCGGCGAAGCGACCGCGCGCCGCTTCGCGCAGGAAGGCGCGAGGGTCCTCCTCACCGACATCTCGGACGAAGGCGCGGCGGTCGCCCGCGACATCGGCGGGGATGCGCAATTTCTCCCCCAGGACGTCGCGAACGAAGCGCGCTGGGCGGAAGTGGTCGGCCATGCCGAACAGAATTGGGGGCGGCTCGACGTCCTCGTCAACAATGCGGGCATTTCGATGTTCGGGCTCGTCACCGACCTCAGCTACGCGCAGTGGCGCCGCTGCATCGAAGTCGATCTCGACAGCGTTTTTCTCGGCACGCGCGCCGCGATCCCGCTGATGCGCCGCAGCGGCGGCGGGTCGATCATCAACATCTCGTCGATGGCCGGCATGACGGGGCAGCGCGCGCTTTCGGCCTATTGCGCCGCGAAGGGCGGGGTGCGTTTTTTCAGCAAGGCGGTGGCGCTCGAATGCGCCGCGGCGCGCGACAATATCCGGGTCAATTCGGTGCATCCCGGCATCATCGACACGCCGATCTTCCATGCGACCGAAGCCGATGAGCGGCGCTCGCCCGTCGGCGCCGAGCCGATGGATGTCGGGCCGATGGCGGCGTTTGCCGTGCCGATGGGGCGTCCGGGCGTGCCCGACGACATCGCCGGCGCTTGCCTCTATCTGGCCTCGGACGACGCGCGCTATGTCACCGGCACCGAACTCGTCGTTGACGGTGGATTTTGCGCAGCTTGA
- a CDS encoding flavin-containing monooxygenase, with protein MAALPQDVTYDGVDVEFLRRKYTEERAKRLNPKGNSQYVEVTGDFSRYIDDPYVDGPLVRDALDETVEALVIGGGFGGLLAAAELHKIGVTDIRIVEKAGDFGGTWYWNRYPGAQCDIESYIYMPLLEETGYVPTEKYAYAAELFEHARRIGEHYDLYSRALFQTQVVDLTWDEAAAHWVATTDHGDTVRARWVLSASGPLNRPKLPGIPGIDTFKGHTFHTSRWDYAYTGGDSRGAMTGLADKRIAIIGTGATAIQCVPYTARDAAHLYVVQRTPSTVDVRGNRPTDPDWANGLKPGWQRERMDNFNVLVSGQRAEVDLVHDGWTDLFRDMVTSWMPEDPTSVAPEELARLTELADFRKGDKIRARIDDVVTNQQAAEGLKPWYGMLCKRPTFHDDYLQAFNQPNVTLVDTEGRGLDRITETGIVFDGVEYPVDCIIFATGFESGTNYARRAAMEVRGRDGKRMTDHFANGMRTFHGFYTDGFPNFFMLGLSQNGFKPNVTDMLAEQAEHISALIAAARSEGKAGIEATSDAVDDWVRTIREKSQRSRKFLATCTPGYYGGDGNIDEGLLIDTYGDGSIAFSALLQAWRAAGDRAGLKVF; from the coding sequence ATGGCTGCCTTACCGCAGGACGTGACCTATGATGGGGTCGATGTCGAATTTCTTCGCCGGAAATATACCGAGGAACGCGCCAAGCGGCTCAACCCCAAGGGAAACAGCCAATATGTCGAGGTGACCGGCGACTTTAGCCGCTACATCGACGATCCTTATGTCGACGGCCCGCTGGTCCGCGACGCGCTCGACGAGACGGTCGAGGCACTCGTGATCGGTGGCGGTTTCGGCGGCCTTCTCGCGGCGGCGGAACTGCACAAGATCGGCGTCACCGACATTCGCATCGTCGAAAAGGCCGGCGATTTCGGCGGCACCTGGTACTGGAACCGCTATCCCGGCGCCCAGTGCGACATCGAATCCTATATCTACATGCCGCTGCTCGAAGAGACGGGCTATGTCCCGACCGAGAAATATGCCTATGCGGCCGAACTGTTCGAACATGCCCGCCGGATCGGCGAGCATTACGACCTCTATTCCCGCGCGCTGTTCCAGACCCAGGTCGTCGATCTGACCTGGGACGAGGCGGCGGCGCATTGGGTCGCCACCACCGACCATGGCGATACGGTCAGGGCGCGCTGGGTGCTGTCGGCGTCGGGGCCGCTCAACCGGCCCAAGCTGCCCGGCATTCCCGGGATCGACACGTTCAAGGGGCACACATTCCATACCAGCCGGTGGGACTATGCCTATACCGGCGGGGACAGCCGGGGCGCGATGACGGGCCTTGCCGACAAGCGCATCGCGATCATCGGCACCGGCGCGACCGCCATCCAGTGCGTTCCCTATACCGCGCGCGATGCCGCGCATCTCTATGTCGTGCAAAGGACCCCGTCGACCGTCGATGTGCGCGGCAACCGCCCGACCGATCCCGACTGGGCTAACGGGCTGAAGCCCGGATGGCAGCGCGAGCGGATGGACAATTTCAATGTGCTCGTATCGGGGCAGCGTGCCGAGGTCGACCTGGTGCATGACGGCTGGACCGACCTCTTCCGCGACATGGTTACGTCCTGGATGCCGGAGGATCCGACGTCCGTCGCTCCCGAGGAACTGGCGCGGCTCACCGAGCTTGCCGACTTTCGCAAGGGCGACAAGATCCGCGCCCGGATCGACGATGTCGTCACCAACCAGCAGGCGGCCGAGGGATTGAAACCCTGGTACGGCATGCTGTGCAAGCGGCCGACCTTCCACGACGATTATCTCCAGGCCTTCAACCAGCCCAATGTGACGCTGGTCGACACCGAGGGGCGCGGGCTCGACCGGATTACCGAGACCGGCATCGTTTTCGACGGCGTCGAATATCCCGTCGACTGCATCATTTTCGCGACCGGCTTCGAATCCGGCACCAACTATGCCCGCCGCGCCGCGATGGAAGTTCGGGGCCGCGACGGCAAGCGGATGACCGACCATTTCGCGAACGGCATGCGGACCTTTCACGGCTTCTACACCGACGGCTTCCCCAATTTCTTCATGCTGGGATTGAGCCAGAACGGCTTCAAGCCGAACGTGACCGACATGCTGGCGGAACAGGCGGAGCATATTAGCGCGCTGATCGCCGCGGCGCGGTCGGAGGGCAAGGCCGGCATCGAGGCGACGAGCGATGCGGTCGATGACTGGGTCCGGACGATCCGCGAAAAATCGCAGCGCTCGCGCAAGTTCCTCGCGACCTGCACGCCGGGCTATTATGGCGGCGACGGCAACATCGACGAGGGGCTTCTGATCGACACTTATGGCGATGGGTCGATCGCCTTTTCGGCGCTGCTGCAGGCTTGGCGTGCGGCGGGCGACCGCGCCGGATTGAAGGTATTCTGA